GAAACTCTGTGACCACCCAAGACTTCTGTCTGCCAGGGCCTGTGGCCAGTTAGGCCTAGAAGATGGAGATCATCATAGTGGAGATGGTTTTGATgagaatgatactgctgcaggcAAAATTGATCACCTGTCAGATGATACTTTGATTAATGAATCAGGCAAGTTGACATTCCTTGTGGGCCTGTTGGGAAGACTTCGAGATGAAGGCAATCGTACTCTTGTCTTCTCTCAGTCGAGAAAAATGCTTGACATTCTCAGTCGCATTTTAGTTAACAGGGGTTTCAAGCTGCTACGCATCGATGGAACGATAACCGATTTGTCGGAACGTCAGAGACGTATAACACTTTTTCAGAACAGCAAAGAATACTCTGTCTTTCTTCTTACAACTCAAGTTGGCGGAGTTGGAATTACTCTCACATCTGCAAATAGGGTTGTGATTTTTGATCCAAGTTGGAATCCTGCAACAGATGCACAAGCTGTGGACAGAGCCTACAGAATTGggcaaacaaaaaatgttgtgATCTACAGACTGATCACCTGTGGGACTGTGGAAGAAAAAATATACAGACGTCAAGTCTTCAAGGATTCCTTGATTAGACAGACAACTGGCGATAAAAAAAACCCATTCAGGTACTTCAGCAAACAAGAGTTGAAAGAACTTTTCAAACTGGAAGACACACGGTCATCCTCCACACAGATCCAGCTTCAATCACTACATGCAACGCAGAGACGTACAGATCCTGAGCTGGATGAACATATTGCTTACCTGTATTCTTTGGAAATGTTTGGCCTCTCGGATCATGATCTCATGTTTTCATCTGAAGCAGCTAGTCATGAAGATCACCCAGAGGACACAGAGGCTCAACACTATATTGAGCATAGAGTGTTGAAAGCTCAAGAGCTGATGAAAGTAGAATCTGAGCTACACCAGCAGCTGATGGAGAATATTAAATCTGGTACTGAGCCAGCATGGCTTCACAACCCAGAGCCTCCGAAGAGATCACTTGAAACAAAAAGAGTTAAAACAGAAATTAACGTTCCCACACCTAAGTGGACTGAAGATTCTGCTGTTTCGCCTCCTGCAGTTGTAGACCTGACGCAAGAAAGCAATGAACAAAATGAGGATGTACACAATATAAGCAACAAAATTAACAATCTTGCTCTAGATGATAGTTGTGAAGAATCTGAGAAGAATTCTAGCAATGAGTCTTGTTTGACTGTGGGAAACAAGAGAGAGAGTGATGCATCAGAGCATTCTGAAAATGAAGTTCTTGAAGACCGATTTCATTCAGAGGATTCCTCAAAATCAAATGCAAAAGTATCTTCTCTTGCCTGTGGAGCAGATAGAAATTACAGTTCTGAATGTGAATATGTTGCCGAGGAAGTGGATATTTTGCCAGGCCctcaaaataaatctgtaaaagatGTCGGTTTTCAGAATTTTGAGATCTCCCCTGCACTTGCTATGATGGAGGGCGGAGATATCCAAATAATGTCACCTTGTCCAAATAAATCAAACTTGCAACGCCCTGAAGCTGGTCTCCCTGAATCCTACTTGGGTGAAGATGGTGATTTTGAAGAAGATATTGTCTCACAATCCAAGTCTTTGTCTGTGTCACATCCCCTTTGTGACTTTAATCTTCAATTGCAAGATAGTGCAGaagaaatgtttcaaaataaCAGTAATTCTGTGCATACTGAACTTGATTCAGACCATCAGCTCTGTAGTTCAAGTTCTCTTAAAGAGCTGCCTCCAAATGATGATCCAGAAATAATAAGCAATGCTGATAATTCTCCACAGAGAGGGTTCTTATTTATTTCTCAGAGTGAAGATGAGAGTATGGCTGAAGGGTCTTTCATTCATACTgctagaaagaaaaataaagcaagagTAATTTCTGATAGTGAAGATGAGGATGATGAAAGCAACAACTCTTCAGCAGGGAAGCACAACCATGCTGAAGGTTTCTCTTCTATTGGTAGCCCTTTGCATCAGTCCTTTTTGGGTGTTCATGCTTCGACTCCCAAGCAGAACAACTCTGTGTTGCACTCCTCAGCTTCCCTGACCCCTCACACAAAGAGCGTAGGTGGTAATACATCTGTTGCATCGCGAAAATCTTTTGTGAGTGCTGTTGTGGAAGACATTGAAGATATGGAGGAGTCCGATGATAATGAGTCAGAGGAAGACAGTAGCATGGCAGAGGAGGTAGAAGTAAATGGTGACGAGTCTGTGCTTTCAGAAGGGGAACCAACAGGAGAAACTTTAAACACGGAGGAAGGAACAGAAGAGGAGCCTACAGGAGAATCTTTGAACACAGAGGAGGAAGAGATGGATGgagaggagaaagaaacagaAGAGGAACCTACAGGAGAATCTTTGAACACGGAGGAAGGACAGGAGGAGGAGTATGATGACACAAATGGTTTTGAGATGGAAGAGGGTGAGGAAAGTACCCAGGATGAATCCACTGGTGATATTGAGCTAAGATCAGG
This window of the Polyodon spathula isolate WHYD16114869_AA chromosome 7, ASM1765450v1, whole genome shotgun sequence genome carries:
- the LOC121318708 gene encoding DNA excision repair protein ERCC-6-like, which codes for MDAKAVEKYQRYVKEGKDEARNGNLSRSLEFFNSAYKIHPSEKLKSRIQKLEEAIAELAREGAGSEEDDDDEFVDVNGSGLMLFRELHDKLYEHQKEGIAFLYSLYRDGRKGGILADDMGLGKTIQIIAFLSGMFDAELVKCALIVMPTTLIANWTKEFAKWTPGMRIKEFHGTSKAERVKNLEKVQRRGGVIITTYQMLINNWQLLSSFNDREFTWDYIILDEAHKIKTSSTKTAKSAHAIPSRNRILLTGTPVQNNLREMWALFDFACQGTLLGTAKTFKMEYESPITRAREKDATTGEKALGLKISENLMTIIDPYFLRRTKQDVQKTKLLKEAKVNELDSEDKENKNPSTGVEMPSLTRKNDLIIWTYLSPVQEDIYNKFISLDQIKEILMTNRSPLAELTVLKKLCDHPRLLSARACGQLGLEDGDHHSGDGFDENDTAAGKIDHLSDDTLINESGKLTFLVGLLGRLRDEGNRTLVFSQSRKMLDILSRILVNRGFKLLRIDGTITDLSERQRRITLFQNSKEYSVFLLTTQVGGVGITLTSANRVVIFDPSWNPATDAQAVDRAYRIGQTKNVVIYRLITCGTVEEKIYRRQVFKDSLIRQTTGDKKNPFRYFSKQELKELFKLEDTRSSSTQIQLQSLHATQRRTDPELDEHIAYLYSLEMFGLSDHDLMFSSEAASHEDHPEDTEAQHYIEHRVLKAQELMKVESELHQQLMENIKSGTEPAWLHNPEPPKRSLETKRVKTEINVPTPKWTEDSAVSPPAVVDLTQESNEQNEDVHNISNKINNLALDDSCEESEKNSSNESCLTVGNKRESDASEHSENEVLEDRFHSEDSSKSNAKVSSLACGADRNYSSECEYVAEEVDILPGPQNKSVKDVGFQNFEISPALAMMEGGDIQIMSPCPNKSNLQRPEAGLPESYLGEDGDFEEDIVSQSKSLSVSHPLCDFNLQLQDSAEEMFQNNSNSVHTELDSDHQLCSSSSLKELPPNDDPEIISNADNSPQRGFLFISQSEDESMAEGSFIHTARKKNKARVISDSEDEDDESNNSSAGKHNHAEGFSSIGSPLHQSFLGVHASTPKQNNSVLHSSASLTPHTKSVGGNTSVASRKSFVSAVVEDIEDMEESDDNESEEDSSMAEEVEVNGDESVLSEGEPTGETLNTEEGTEEEPTGESLNTEEEEMDGEEKETEEEPTGESLNTEEGQEEEYDDTNGFEMEEGEESTQDESTGDIELRSGENMDCCTIEKTPPRNRDTTNMSSSAEDKYEYLVKCGKALYGEGNFKEALDVFLQALDLKSGDPEIQLMTIRLYRQLSKS